A DNA window from Vigna angularis cultivar LongXiaoDou No.4 chromosome 1, ASM1680809v1, whole genome shotgun sequence contains the following coding sequences:
- the LOC128195385 gene encoding uncharacterized protein LOC128195385, which translates to MATGSIISLSGSPNITSEKLNGKNYLSWSAAVEMWFLGHGCYDHLEQDGTHVPAEKADQWKQADFQLCALLWQSVEPQIFISLRAFKTCYSFWKKAQSIYANDIQRLYDTANKLVSLKMENHDMVSFMAEAQSATEELRMFLEAGSSEDIKTRLDKYYMVMILRALHPDLAHIRDQLLTSHEVPSMESLTTRLLRVPMPHPQETFGAVEQSAMIIARGRGRGTRGGGRGGRGGRGRGPCTYCKRMGHTQENCYLLHGFPPKTANISQSNPSDSKFTEDEYQEYLRLKSNSMAQTSSSTACISQSPKDQTSWVIDSGASDHISGAWDRETDWRRI; encoded by the exons ATGGCAACTGGCAGCATTATCTCATTGTCAGGAAGTCCCAATATCACTTCTGAAAAACTGAAtgggaaaaattatttatcttggtcCGCTGCTGTTGAAATGTGGTTTCTTGGCCACGGATGTTATGATCATCTTGAGCAAGATGGAACACACGTACCAGCTGAAAAAGCAGATcaatggaaacaagcagatttccaacTGTGTGCTTTGTTGTGGCAATCCGTAGAACCACAAATCTTCATATCCCTTAGAGCTTTCAAGACATGTTActctttttggaagaaagctcaaagcatttatgccaatgACATTCAACGTCTGTATGACACGGCGAATAAACTTGTATCCCTTAAAATGGAGAATCATGATATGGTATCCTTTATGGCTGAAGCCCAATCCGCTACTGAAGAATTGCGGATGTTTTTAGAAGCAGGATCTTCTGAAGATATCAAAACAAGGTTAGACAAGTATTATATGGTAATGATTCTACGAGCTCTGCATCCCGACCTTGCTCATATCCGAGATCAACTTCTCACCAGTCATGAAGTTCCCTCCATGGAATCCTTGACCACACGTCTTCTTCGGGTTCCGATGCCACACCCTCAAGAAACTTTTGGGGCAGTAGAGCAATCTGCCATGATTATTGCCCGCGGAAGAGGACGCGgtactagaggaggaggacgtggaggacgtggaggtcgaGGGCGAGGTCCGTGTACATATTgcaaaaggatgggtcatacccaagagaattgctacttaTTGCATGGTTTTCCTCCAAAAACCGCTAATATCTCTCAGTCTAACCCTTCAGATTCAAAATTTACTGAAGATGAATATCAGGAGTACCTACGGTTAAAATCCAATAGTATGGCACAAACATCTTCAAGTACAGCGTGCATTTCTCAATCTCCCAAAGATCAAACTTCATGGGTAATTGATTCGGGTGCTTCTGATCATATCTccg gagcgtgggaCAGGGAAAcggattggagaaggatatga